The genomic DNA GAGCGGGCTGGCCTCGTCGTCGCCGAGCGAGTCCGCCCAGTCGGGACGATTGCGGTGGCGGCGCTTGTCGTTGAGGGCGGCGATGCCGTAGGCGAGGAGGTACAGGGCGCACATCGGCAGCGCCAGCGAGAACATCGTGAACGGGTCCGGCGTCGGGGTCATCACGGCGGCGAAGATGAAGATCCCGACGACGGCAAAACGCCAGACGCGCAACATGGCCGCCGCGGGGAGGATCCCGATCAGGTTGAACGCGACCAGGAAGATCGGCAAGAGGAACGCCAGCCCGAACGCGAGCAGGAATTTGCTCGTGAAGTTGAGGTAGAGGTCCGCGGCGATGATGTTGCTGCCCAGCTCGGGGGTGAAGCCGAGCAGGATTTCGACGGCCTTGGGCAGCGTGAGGTAGGCCAGGTAGGTCCCGCCGAGGAACAGCGGCACCGCGGTGAGGATGAACGCCGCCGCGGTGCGCTTCTCTTTCTTGGTGAGCCCGGGCACGACGAACGCCCAGATCTGGTAGAGCCAGATCGGGCTGGAGATGAACAGGGCGATGAAGATCGCGATCTGCAGTTGCAGCGCGAACGGATCGGTGAGGCCCTGGAAGTTGACCTGGCCGCCGCGGGCTCGGATCGGCTCCATGAGCGCGCTCATCACCGGGTTGTAGAGGTTCCACCCCGGGACGGTGGCGATGACGATGGCGATCACCGCGATCAGGAACCGGTTGCGCAGCTCCCGCAGGTGTTCGACGAGGGCCATCCGACCCTCGGGGTCGCGCTTCTTGCGTCGCCTCGGCAGGGGGTTGCGGGCCACCGCGACGGGCTCAGCGCGCGGCGTCGTCGTGCGGGCCGCGCGCCATGTCGTCGTGCGGGCCGCGCGCCATGTCGTCGCCGGGCCCTACGCCGCTCTCGCGGGCGGCGCGGGCTGCGCGTTCGGCGCGGACCTCCGCCTCGATGCGCGCGCGGGCGGCGTCCTCCGCATCGATCCGCGCCTCGGCCTCGGCGCGCAGGCGGGCGTCGCGCTCCGCGGGCGTCTCGGTGCCGCCCGCGGCGGGTTGCTGCGTGGTGGCGGCTGGCGTGGTGGTCGGTGCGGACGCGGCAGGAGGCGGCACGACGGTGGCGCCGCGGACGGTGTCCTGGCTGGCGGCGCTCGGCGCGTCGTCGCGCTTCATCTCCTCGACCTCGGCCTTGAAGATGCGCATCGATCGACCCAGGCTGCGCGCCGCATCCGGCAGCTTCTTCCAGCCGAACAGGACCACCACGATGAGGAGGATGACGATGAGTTCGGGTCCTCCGAGCCACTGCGGCATGGCACACCTTCCGTGTCGGCGAGGGCGCCACGGGGCGCGACCTCGGCTCCTGTCCGGGCGTCAGTGTACGGGCTCGGCATGACCATAGGCTGACAGCGCCGCCGCAGCTCCCTGCGCCACCTCTTCCGCCAACCAGGCCGGCTCCTGGACCATCGCCTGGCCCCCGAGGCGCCACAGGAGCCGCCGCAACCACGCGGTGTCCGCGGTGTGCAGCCGCAGAATCGTGCCGCGCTCGCTGACCCCGCCGCCGCCGCTGCCGCTGCCGGCCTGGTCGTCCGGCTGGTGGGAGACGTGTGGGTAGTAGTCGGCGACCCATGCCGCGGACGGCGCGAGTCGCAGGGATACCAGCAGGTCGTCCGGTCCGGGCTGGAAGATGCCGGCGTCCAGGTCGCGGGGGCGGGCCCCGTCGGGCGGCACGCCGGGCTCGTCGAGGACGCTCACCTCCTCGATGCGGTCCAGCCGGAAGAGTCGTACGGCGTCGCTGCGGTGGCACCAGCCCTCGAAGTACCAGCGCCCTTCGGCGCTGGTCAGCCGCATCGGGTCGACGTCGCGCGCCGTCGACTCGTCGCGCGCGGGCACGAGATAGCGCAGGTGGACGCGGCGCTTGCGGGCGAGGGCGTCGCGCAAGGCCGCGAGGGTCGCGGCCTCGGTGCCCTCGGCCATGTCCACCTGAATCCGTTCGCTCGCCGCCTGCACGGTCGGGGCGGCGGCCGAGGAGATGGCGTCCTCGAGCTTGGCGAGGGTGCGGTCGAGGGCGTCCCGTTCGGTGAGGCCCGGGATGTCTGCCAAGGTGCGCAGGGCGACGATGAGCGCGAGTGCCTCGTCGCGGCCCAGGCGCAACGGCCGCGCAATGGCCTCGGCGTTGCCGAGGTAGACGCGGCCGTCCTCCCAGTCCGCCTCGATGAGGTCGTCCGGCATGCCCCCGGGCGTCCCGCACAGGAACAGCAGGGCCAGATCGGCCTCCAGCTGTTCGCGGCTGACCTGCAGCTCGGCCGCGGCCTGCTCGATGTCGATCCCCTGGCGGTGCAGCAGCCAGGGCACCATCGTGAGCAACCGGGCCAGGCGGTCCGTGGCGCTCTCCGCGGGCGGGCGCTTGCGGGGAGCGCGTGGCTTGGCGGCGCGCGGGCTCACGACGTACTCCCGGCGCCGTGCGCCTCGAACGCGCCGCGGAGCCGCCGCACGACGCCCGCCACCAGTGGCTCGGGCGACTCGGCCACGACGTCCGGGCCGTAGCCGGCCAGCTCGTCCGCCAGCGCCTCGACATCGGTCGTGATCAACGTGAGCCGGTCCCAGCCGGCCTCCGCGGAGGGCATAGCCGGCATGGGCTCCGCCGAGGAAGCGGGGGCGGCGCCCTGGGCAGGCGCGATCGACTCGGCACGGCGGCGCAGCGCGTGCCCCGCACCCGCGCGCACCCGGCAGGTGACCGTCACCGGCTCCCCGTCGCGGGCCTGCAGCCGGATCAGGGCGCGGGGCTGGTGGCCGGCGGGCACGACGTACGACCCGGGGGGCCCGTCGCGGCGGACCTCCCCCTCGATCCGGCCCACCCGGAAGACCCGGGTGTCGGCGCGATCGATGTCGTAACCGGTGAGGTACCACCGACCGTGCCAGCTGGCCAACCCCCATGGCTGGACGTGCCGCTCGCGGACCTCGCCGGACCGGTTCGTTCGGTAGGTGAAGGCGATCGGGCAGGTGTCGACCACCGCCGCCCGGACGGCGTCGAACGCGGGCTCCACCGTGCGGACCCTGGCCTCGATGCCGATGATCGAGGACTCGTCGCGCTCCACCCCGTCGGCGGCGAGCTTGCGCAGCGCCTGCGCCGCAGGTCCGCCGAGGCTCGCCTGCGCCCACGTCCGGCTGGCCAGCGACAGCACGGCCAGCTCGTCGGGGGCGAGGCGCAGCTCGGGTACGGCGTACTCCCGGCGGTCGATCCGATAGCCCGGCTCGTCCTCGAAGAAGCTGTCGAGCTGCTCGGTGACCAGCGGGATCCCGAGCTCGCGCAGTTCCTCCTTGTCGCGCTCGAACATCCGCTCGAAGGCATCGTCGGAGGGCGTCTCGGCGTACTGCGCCACGGACGAGCGGATCTGCGCGCGGGTGAGCGGCCGACGCGTGTAGAGCAGGCAGATCACGAGGTTGAGCAGCCGCTCGGTCTTCGCCGCGACCATCGGCGGGGCCTTCATGGCACCGACGTTACCCGATCACACGTACGATCGGAACCAGCACGCGAGCGCGGCCGCTCAGCGCACGCCCATCAGGTCGACGACGAAGATCAGGGTCTCCCCCGGCGCGATGGCCCCGCCCGCGCCGCGGTCGCCGTACGCCAGGTGGGGCGGGATGACCAGCTTGCGCCGACCGCCGACCTTCATGCCGGCGATGCCCTCGTCCCAGCCGCGGATCACGCGGCCGGCCCCGAGCGGGAACTCCAGCGTCTGCCCGCGATTCCAGGAGGCGTCGAACTCCTCGCCGGTCGACCAGGCCACCCCGACGTAGTGCGTGTCGACGGTGTGTCCGGCGCGGGCCTGCTCGCCGTCTCCCTCGATGAGGTCCTCGATGACCAGCTCGGCCGGCGGGGTCTCGCCGGGGAAGTCGATCTCGGGCTTGCTGCGGCCGAAGGCGTCGGACGTCGTCACGCGGTGCTCCTCTGCGGGATTGGCGGTGCGGGGTTTCAGCCTGGCACAGGCCGCTGCCGGGCGCCTGCCCGACGACCTCGGGATCCGGGCGACCTTAGGGGGTCCAGGCGCCCAGGATGTCCATGACGAAGATGAGCACGTCGTCGCCCTTGATCTGGGCGTCGGGGTTGCCGTTGGCGCCGTAGCCGTCCGCCGGCTGGGCGATGATGAGCAGCCGCGACCCGACGGTCTGGCCGGGGATGTTGTTGTCCCAGGCCTTGATGAGCTGGCCGGCGCCGATCGGGAACTCCGCCGTCGTCTTGGCGCTCTTGCCGGAGTAGTCGAAGGGCTGGTCCGGGGTGCGCCAGGTGGCTCCGGTGTAGCGGACGAGGATGGTCTGCCCCTTGCCGACCTTCGGGCCGGCCCCCGTGATCAGCGGCTGGACCACCGTCTCCTTCACCGGCGTCGGGCTGGGCACCGTGAACTTCGCGGGCTGCTTCGGGTCGTCGGGCACCTGCACGGTGGGCAGGCCCGCCTTCGGGGGCACCGCGGTGCCGGTGGCCTTGTCGAGGAGAGGCTGGACCGAGAGCGTGTCGAGCACGAAGAGCACCGTGTCGTCCAGGGTCATCCCCTGGGTGAGCTGGGACTCGTTGAGGATCTTGTTCGCGGGGATTGCGAGCAGCGCCTGCACGCCGACCTTCTGATCCTTGAGGGCGTCCACGAATCCCGGCACCGTGGCGGAGTCCTTGGCGATCTGCACGGCCGCGGGCTGGCCACCGTAGGAGGAGCCCATCGTCGATCCGTCGACGCCGGAGAACCGGGCCCAGTTGGCGGTCACGATGCCGGGGTCGGTGATGGGCGCTCCGGTGCCCGCCTTGAGGATGCGGCTCTTGGTCTCCTTCACCCGGAACGGCTTGGTGGGCAGCGTGATGGTGGGTGCGGTCTTGGCGTCCTTGCCGGGCGTGACCGTGACCTTGGCCAGCTCGGTGTCGCTGCTCGCACTGGCCCCGGAGCTTGTCGTGCCGCTGGCCGCAGGGGTGGGGGCGTCCGCGCAGCCGGCCAGCGAGCCGATCAGCAGGGTCAGGGGCAGGACGCCCGCGGCGAGCAGCTTGCTGCGGCTGCTGGTGGGAACGCGACGGGAAACGGGAGTCTGGGCAGACACGGGATGACCTTCTCGGGGGACGCCAGGGATACGGGGCACGCTCGGGGGACGACGTGGGCACAGCCCTACCGGGCCAATGACGAGTTGGCTCAGCCTAACCCGTGCGTGCGGGTGCACCCGAACGCGGGGATCACCGGCGAGCCGCGGTGGATCCCCTGCGTGCTGGCGCGGCGTCAGCTCCGGCCCCGGGCCATCAGCTCCAGCAAGGCGTCGACCCGGTCGTCGGTCGTGGCGAACGGGTCCTTGCAGATCGCCGTACGGCCCTCGTTGCCGTCGAGGCGCAGGTGGGTCCAGTCGACGGTGTACTCGCGCCGATGCTCCTGCGCGGCCGCGACGAACGCCCCACGCAGGGCAGCGCGGGTGGTGGCGGGCGGACGGCGTACGGCGTGGGCCACCGCATCCGGGCTGGTCCAGCGGTGCAGCGCCCCGGCCGCCTCGAGCCGCAGCGCCAGCCCGCGGGCCGGGTCGATGTCGTGATAGAGCATGTCGAGCTGCAGCATCCGCGGATCGTCCCAGGCCAGGCCGTGACGCTCGGCCTGCCGGCGGAGCAGGGCGTGCTTGGCGATCCAGTCGACGTGCCGGGCGACGCGGCCCGGTTCGCCGTCCTCGAGCGCCGTGAGGATCTCATCCCAGAGGGCGAGGCAGTCGCCGTCCCAGGGGCGGGTCGCCCCGTGCCGGGCGAGGTGGTCCGCGGCGAGCGCGTAGTAGGCGCGTTGGGCCTCCACCGCGGTGATCGTGCGGCCGTCGACGGTGGCGTACGTCGCGCGGCCGGTCAGGTCCCGGGCGGCGGCGCGGATCGCGCTCGCGGTGTTGGCCGGGGCGACGGGCGGCGGCGGGGCGCCGGCCTCGAGCGCCCGCAGCACCAAGTCCGCCGCGGCGACCTTCAGCAGCGTGCTGGACTCGGCCATGTTCGAGTCGCCGACGATGACGTGCAGGCGGCGGTGCCGAGCCGCGTCGGCGTGCGGTTCGTCCCGGGTGTTGATCATCGGCCGGCTGCGGGTAGTGGCGCTCGAGGCGCCCTCCCACATCACGTCGGCGCGCTGGGACAGGCAGTATTCCGGCCGGCCCTCCTTGGTGAGCACGATGCGCCCGGCGCCGCAGACCAGCTGGCGCGTGACCAGGAAGCCGACCAGGGCGTCCGCCAGCACGTGCAGGTCCGAGGTGCGGGAGACGAGGTAGTTCTCGTGGCAGCCGTAGGAGTTGCCCGCCGAGTCGACGTTGTTGCGGAACAGGAAGACGTCGCCGACGACCCCGTCCTGCGCCATCCGCTGCTGGGCCTGCCCGATCAGGTCAACCATCATCGCGGTCCCGGCGCGGTCCTGGGCCAGCAGGTCGGGCAGGGTGTCGCATTCGGCGGTGGCGTACTCCGGGTGGTTGCCCACGTCGAGGTAGAGCCGGCCGCCGTTGGGCAGGAAGACGTTGCTGCTGCGGCTGGCCGCCACGATGCCGCGGAAAAGGTAGCGGGCCACCTCGTCGGGCGTCAGGGCCTTGCTGCCATCCTTGGTGCAGGTGACCCCGTACTCCGTCTCCAGCCCGTAGATCCGTCGGTCCATCTCAACTCCCCCGCTGGGTCTGCGGATTGGTGCTGCGCGGGCGGCGGTCCTCGTGATCGGCCGCGCCGCCACGTGCTGTGGCGGGCCCGGTCGCCCCACCCGCCTGGTCACCGGCCGCGTCGCCGGTGAGGTCGGTCGTCAGTCGCCGGAACGTCCGCCGCGGGCGGCTGCGGTCGAGCAGGGCCGCCTCCAGCGGCGCAGGCGGTACGTCGTCGCGGCGCAGCGCCCGCGCCGCCAGGGCCAGCGTCTGCGCCAGCGGCAGGTCGGGGCGCAGCTCGTCGCGCAGCGCCGCGCTGACCTGGTCGTGGGCGCCGGCGGCGACGGCGTACCCGGGTTCGTCCAACACCGACCCGTCGTAGCCGACCCGATAGATCTCGTCGGCGCCCGGCTCGCGGCCCACCTGCGCCAGCAGGATCTCGACCTCGAACGGCTTGCTCTCCTGCGCGAACGTCGCCCCGAGCGTCTGGGCGTAGGCGCCGGCCAACGCCCGGGCGGCCACGTCGGCGCGGTCGTAGGCGTAGCCGCGCAGGTCGGCGTACCGGACGCCGGCGACGCGCAGGGTCTCGAACTCGTGGTACTTGCCCACCCCCGCGAACCCGATCCGGTCGTGGATCTCGGCGATCTTGTGCAGGCTCGGGCTGGGGTTCTCCGCGACGAACAGGACGCCCTCCGCGCAGCTCGCGACGAGGACCGGGCGGCCCCGCGCGATGCCCTTGCGGGCGAACTCCGCGCGGTCCTTGGTGAGCTGCTCCGGGCTGACGTAGAACGGGATGCTCATCGGGCGGCTCCCGGAGTGGCGCGGCCGTCCTCGAGGTGGCGGCGGTCCTCGACGAGCCGCGCGACGAGCTCCGCGAGCTGGGCGTCGCCGACGAGGCGGGCGCCGTCGGCGTCGGCGATCCCGCAGGTCGGGTAGATGCGCCGAGCCAGGTCCGGGCCGCCGGTGCCGGTGTCGTCGTCGGCGGCGTCGTACAGGGCCTCGACCGCGATCCGCAGCGCCGCGTCGGCCTCGAGGCCGGGCCGCCACAGCTTCTTCAGGGCGCCGCGGGCGAAAAGGGCCCCCGAGCCGACCCCGGCGTACGCGTGCTCCTCGTAGCAGCCGCCGGCCACGTCGTAGCTGAAGATCCGGCCCCCGCCCGGGGTGCCGGACTCCGGGCGCGCGTCGGCGTACCCCGCGAACAGCGGGACCACCGGCAGCCCCCGCAGCGCGAGCCCGAGGTTGGCCCGGATCATCGTCCGCAACCGGTTGGCGCGACCCTCCAGCGAGAGCGGGGCGCCCTCGATCTTCTCGTAGTGCTCGAGCTCGACCTGGTAGAGCGCGACGAGCTCGGTGGCCACGCCCGCGACCCCGGCGATGCCGACCAGGGAGGTCTCGTCGGCGACGAAGACCTTGTCGATGGTGCGGTTCGCGATGAGGTGCCCGGCGGTCGCCCGGCGGTCCCCCGCCATCACCACCCCGCCGTTGAAGGCGACGGCCACGATCGTCGTGCCGTGCGCCGCGCCCAAGGCGCCGACGGCGCCGGTGAGTTCCGCGGGTCCGGTCACTCCGGTCAGTCCAGCCAGGCCGGGCAGGTCCGTGACGTCGGCCTGCGAGACCGGCAGCAGCTCGGGGGCGTGCTCGGCGAGGAAGGCGGCGAAGCTGCTGGTGGTCGCGGAGAGGTACGCCGGGGGCAGGCCTGCCTGCGCGCCTCGGCCGGTCCCTCCCTCAGCGCCGGTGGGCAAAGGCCTCACTGGCCGCCCTTCTGCACAAAGCCGCGCACGAACTCCTCTGCGTTGGCCTCCAGGACCGCGTCGATGTCGTCGAGGACCGCGTCGATGTCGGCGTCCAGCTCGGCCTTGCGGGCCGCGGCCTGCGGGGCGGGCGGGCCGGGGTCGACCGGCGGCTCGGGCGCCGGGCGGTCGTGTTGCGGGCGAATCTGCTCCTGGCCTGCCATGAAATCCTCCTGACGGATGCTGCAGCCCACCCTAGTTGCCCCACGGTCACCCCTGTGGAGGTCCCGGCACCCGCCGACGACGCCGGTTGTCGCCGATGACGCCGGGTTCCGACGAAAGCACCCGCAGCAGTGAGTGTTGGCGTCGCTAGCCGGCGCAACCGGCTCAAAGCTGCTCGACGGTTGCCCCGGCGAGGCGCACGCCCTGCCGAAGCCGGTCGCGGATCAGGGTGGGCCGCCCGAGGTCCGCCCAGATGAACCGGACGAAGTACCACCCGTCAGCGTGTAGGTCCTCCTCGCGCTCCTTCTCGGCTCGCAGCGCCCGGTGGTCCGGGTATTTACCCAGTCCATCGAACTCCACCGCTACCCGAGTGCCGCGGAGCACCATGTCCAGGCGGTACCGCCCATGCTGCGTGACCACCTCGACCTGCAGGTCCACAGCCATCCCCCATGACTGGATCTGCCACCGCAGCAGGGACTCCCCCGGCGACTCGCTGCGTCCGTCGAGTCGGGCCAACGTCGCGCGTACGGCGGCAATCCCCCTGCCGCGGGGGCTGCGGCGGCCGCCAGGTCCGCGGGCGTGACCAGCCTCCGGTGCAGGGCGGCGTCGCCGGCCACGAGCAGGGTCTTCGGCCCGGCAGAGCGGCCCGACTGGATCAGCGCATCCGCCGGCACAACGAGCCGGGAGCTCGTCGCCAGGTCCGCTGTGGAGGTGTCGCAGGGGTGCAGGATGTGGTCGCGGCGACGCCGGTACGTCCGGCCTGCGCGCGACGTCAGATGCGCCGTGCCGAGCTGTACGCCGTACAGGGGCAGGCCGTGACCCGCCAGGGCCGACGTGTGACTCAGCACGGCTCGACCTTCATAGCGGTCCCGAATCGCCTCCGCCCGACGCAGATGCGCCAGGGCCCGGTCGGCCGCCGGGCTATCGGTCGGTGTGACGGGGAGCGCGTAACGCCCCCGCGTGAGCCGGGTCAGTGCCCCGGTGCGTATGGCGGTGCGCAGATCCCGCTCGGTCAGCCCCGCCGACATGGCCGAGCTGGTCGAGATCACACCAACCCGGCCCAGCTCCTCGAGGATCTCCGTCGTCGTCATGACGTCACGGTGGCGCCCCCGGCAAGGTGGCGGGCGGGAGGCCAGTTGGCCTGTGGATGGGCGCTGATCACGTCGGGGGTGTGGACGGTTGCCGCCGACGACGCCGGTTCCCGACGAAACGCCCGCTGAAGTGAGTGTCGGTGTCGGTACCCGGCGCCGCCACAGGAAAGGTGCTCGAACGCTGACCTGGCCGGCCGCTCCGGCAGGGCTCAGTGCGCGGTCAGCTCGTCGAGCAGGGCGGCCACGTCGGGGCAGCGGTCCAGCAGCGCCGCCGTACGCTCGCGAGTCCCGCGCAGCGGCTCCAGCGTCGACACCCGCTGCAGCGCCCCGCGCCCCGGCACGTCGAACACCAGGCTGTCCCAGGAGGCGGCGACGACCGCGTCGCCGTACCGCCGCAGGCACTCCCCCCGGAACCAGGCCCGCGTGTCCGCGGGCGGGGTGTCGACCGCACGCCGTACGTCGTCGTCGCCGACCAGCCGCTCGATCCGCCCCGCCGCCTCCAACCGGCGCGCGAGGCCCTTGCCGGGGCGCAGGTCCGACCACTGGATGTCGATGGCCGCCAGCCGCGGATCGTCCCAGGCCAGCCCGTCGCGATCCCGATAGCCCTGCAGCAGCTTGAGCTTGGCCACCCAGTCCACCAGCGACGCCGCGCTCATCGGGTCGGCCTCCAGCCGGGTCAGCAGGTCCTCCCAGCGCAGCAGCACCTCGGCCGTGGCGGGGTCCACCTCGCCGCCGGTGCTCCGCGCGAGGTGGCCCTGAACGAGCTGGTAGTAGGCCCACTGCAGCTGCAGCCCGGTGATCGTCCGGCCGCTCTCGGTGCGCACCGTGGCCCGCAAGGTCGGATCATGCGACAGCACGTGCATCGCGGCCACCGGATCGTGCGGCATGAGGTCGGCACCGCGGACGCCGTACGCCGCGAGCCCGCCCGCCTCGATCATCCCCAACACCAGGCTGGTCGCGCCCATCCGCACCAGGCCGGCCACGTCCGCGAACGTGGCGTCGCCGACGATGACGTGCAGGCGGCGATACCGCTCCGCGGTCGCGTGCGGCTCGTCCCGGGTGTTGATGATCGGCCGGCGGAACGTCGTCTCCAGCCCGACCCGCTGCTCGAAGAAGTCGGCCCGGGAGGAGATCTGAAAACCGGCCACCCCGGACTCCGCGCCGATCCCCACCCGGCCCGCCCCGCAGATCAGCGGCCGGGCCACGAAGAACGGCGTGAGGTCCGTGACGATCCGCTCGAACGGGGTCTCCCGCGTCATCAGGTAGTTCTCGTGGAAGCCGTAGCTGGCGCCCTTGCCGTCGGTGTTGTTCTTGTAGAGCACCACCGGGTCGCCGTGCCGCGGGTCGTTCGCCGGAGCCTGCTCGGGCGCCTCGCCCGCGAGCAGATCCATGGCGTACGCCGCGACCAGCTCGCCCGCGCGGTCGAAGACCACGGCGTCGCGGGGGTTCGTGACCTCGGGCGCGCTGTACTCCGGGTGGGCGTGATCGACATACAAGCGCGCCCCGTTGGTGAGGATCACGTTCGCGACCGTCGGGTCGTCCGCCCACTCGTCGGTGAGCATGCTGGGGTGCGCCACCCGGCGGTTCAGCGCCCAGCCGCGCGCGTCGATCAGCGGGCTCTCCCCCACGTAGTCCCACTGGTGGGCCAGGTGCCGGTGTCCGTGGGCCTGCGCGTACGCCTGCACGACCCGCCCCGAGTTCACCATCGGGTTCGCGTCGGGCCGACCCGGCACGGAAATCCCGAACTCGGTCTCCGTCCCCATCACCCGGCCGACCCCGGTCATGGTTGTTCGCCCCTGCTCATGCTCGACCGTCGCGCTCGTCGCGCTTCCCCGGCTCGCCGCATCGTCAGCGGCACCCGCCGTACCCGCGCTTCCTCGCCGCTCATGCCGGCCAGCCTACGCACGCCGGCATCGGGTCACCGGGCGGTGGCCCGGGCTCAGCATGCGGTGTCGGAGCACCCGCCTAGAGTGAGCGCCATGTCCGAGCATCTCTCCGAGCAGGGGACCCACGAGCCCGTCGCGCCGCAGACCCGCTGGGCGCGGGCCACCGGCGGCGAGGCGGGCGAGGACTACGCGCGGCGGATGACGCAGGCCAGCGCCGACGCCGAGGCCGCCGGCCGGGACGCCCACGGGGAGGCGCGCTTCGTGCACGCCCTCGCCGAGCGCGCGCTGGACCGGCCGACCGCCCGCGTGCTCGACGCGGGCTGCGGCACCGGCCGGGTCGCGATCGCCCTGCACGCGATGGGCCACCCCGTGATGGGCATCGACGCCGACCTGTCCATGCTGCGGGTGGCGGCCGAGGTGGCCCCCAAGATCCCGTTCTGGCTCTCCGACCTGGCCGAACTCGACGTGCCCCAGGCCGCCATCGCCGGCGGCTTCGACGTCGTGGTGCTGGCCGGCAACGTCGTGCCGTACCTGGCCGACGGCACCCTGCCGGCCGTCCTCGCCGAACTCGCCCGGGTGACCAGGCGCGGCGGTCTCGTCGTGGCCGGCTTCGGCATCCACCCCACCGACCTGCCGGCGGGGCTGCCGGTGGTCGGGGTGGCCGAGTACGACGCCGCGGCGGCGGCCGCCGGGCTGGAGCCGGCGGAGCGGTACGCCGGGTGGGGTCGGGAACCCTTCGCCAACGACGCGACGTACGCCGTGTCGGTGCACCGCCTGGTGACCCCGCCGCCGCCCCGCGACGCGGCCGACCAGGCCGGATCCAGCGACGACGCGGGCATGCTGCCCGCCGGGCGCATCACGAGGCCCCGGGAGCCGCTCATCGCCGGCGACGGGAGCGACCAGCCCAGCCGCGGCGGCCTGCGCGGGCTGCGTGGGTTGTTTGGACGCCGGTGATGCTTGAACCGCGGCACTTGCCGTGGCGGGTGCGGCTCATCGACGCGATCGCGCGCCGGACCGGGGACTCGGTCACGGCCATGGACCACGACGCCATCGAGGCTGCCCGCGGCCACGTCCGGCCCCCGCGGCCCCCGGTGTCCTGGGTCACCGGGGCGGTGCTGCCGTCGGTGCGCATCGACGCCCGCACGGCCACGGTCGACGACGCGGATCGGCTAGGTGGCGGTGGCCCCCCGGGCGATCCGGAGCGGCCGAGCGACCCGGGCCGACCGGACGAGGAGACCCGGCCACGCGGCAGCCGCGAGATCGGGATCCGGCGGTACCGGCCGCGCCGGCACCTGCGCGCCCGCCTCCCCACCCCGGACGCCCTCCCGATGGTCGTGTTCTTCCACGGCGGGGGCTGGGCGATGGGCAGCGTGAGCGGGTACGACCCGCTGT from Austwickia sp. includes the following:
- a CDS encoding ubiquitin-like protein Pup, which codes for MAGQEQIRPQHDRPAPEPPVDPGPPAPQAAARKAELDADIDAVLDDIDAVLEANAEEFVRGFVQKGGQ
- a CDS encoding proteasome accessory factor PafA2, whose protein sequence is MTGVGRVMGTETEFGISVPGRPDANPMVNSGRVVQAYAQAHGHRHLAHQWDYVGESPLIDARGWALNRRVAHPSMLTDEWADDPTVANVILTNGARLYVDHAHPEYSAPEVTNPRDAVVFDRAGELVAAYAMDLLAGEAPEQAPANDPRHGDPVVLYKNNTDGKGASYGFHENYLMTRETPFERIVTDLTPFFVARPLICGAGRVGIGAESGVAGFQISSRADFFEQRVGLETTFRRPIINTRDEPHATAERYRRLHVIVGDATFADVAGLVRMGATSLVLGMIEAGGLAAYGVRGADLMPHDPVAAMHVLSHDPTLRATVRTESGRTITGLQLQWAYYQLVQGHLARSTGGEVDPATAEVLLRWEDLLTRLEADPMSAASLVDWVAKLKLLQGYRDRDGLAWDDPRLAAIDIQWSDLRPGKGLARRLEAAGRIERLVGDDDVRRAVDTPPADTRAWFRGECLRRYGDAVVAASWDSLVFDVPGRGALQRVSTLEPLRGTRERTAALLDRCPDVAALLDELTAH
- a CDS encoding class I SAM-dependent methyltransferase — its product is MSEHLSEQGTHEPVAPQTRWARATGGEAGEDYARRMTQASADAEAAGRDAHGEARFVHALAERALDRPTARVLDAGCGTGRVAIALHAMGHPVMGIDADLSMLRVAAEVAPKIPFWLSDLAELDVPQAAIAGGFDVVVLAGNVVPYLADGTLPAVLAELARVTRRGGLVVAGFGIHPTDLPAGLPVVGVAEYDAAAAAAGLEPAERYAGWGREPFANDATYAVSVHRLVTPPPPRDAADQAGSSDDAGMLPAGRITRPREPLIAGDGSDQPSRGGLRGLRGLFGRR